A window of Campylobacter cuniculorum DSM 23162 = LMG 24588 contains these coding sequences:
- the waaF gene encoding lipopolysaccharide heptosyltransferase II, which produces MKIFINLPTWLGDSVMASAAIYALKEHFKDAHFVFYGSFVSTELFKNFQNSSILVEDKTQRYSKILKIRGKLGEFDYALSFRSAFSSKIVLKLIKTKQRFFFDKYKFKNEHQVLKYLYFVENTFDFKASSQDLKLPILPRFTQTKILALNPGAHYGSAKRWEPSYFAEVAKFFANTHKILIFGAGDEQELCDEIEQILKKSEIRVKNLCNKTSIRSLCKNISMCDILVTNDSGPMHIGAVYKIKTLAVFGPTLWTQTSPWKNPNAKIVRLGLPCSPCMQKTCPLLHHQCMKDLKPEFVIKEIKKLLEKA; this is translated from the coding sequence ATGAAAATTTTTATCAATCTTCCCACTTGGTTAGGCGATAGCGTGATGGCAAGTGCTGCAATTTACGCTTTAAAAGAGCATTTTAAAGACGCTCATTTCGTATTTTATGGCTCTTTTGTCAGCACAGAACTTTTTAAGAATTTTCAAAATTCAAGCATTTTAGTAGAGGATAAAACGCAAAGATATTCTAAAATTTTAAAAATTCGCGGAAAACTTGGAGAATTTGACTATGCTTTGAGTTTTCGCTCGGCTTTTTCAAGTAAAATTGTTTTAAAACTCATCAAAACCAAACAAAGATTTTTTTTTGATAAATATAAATTTAAAAATGAACATCAGGTTTTAAAATATCTTTATTTTGTAGAAAATACTTTTGATTTTAAAGCCTCATCGCAAGATTTAAAACTCCCTATCTTACCGAGATTTACTCAAACTAAAATTTTAGCCTTAAATCCCGGAGCACATTATGGAAGTGCCAAAAGATGGGAGCCGAGTTATTTTGCTGAAGTGGCAAAATTTTTTGCAAATACGCATAAGATTTTAATTTTTGGTGCAGGAGATGAACAAGAGCTTTGCGATGAAATTGAGCAAATTTTAAAAAAATCAGAGATAAGGGTTAAAAATTTATGCAATAAAACAAGCATTCGTTCCCTTTGTAAAAACATTTCAATGTGCGATATTTTGGTGACCAATGATAGCGGTCCTATGCATATTGGTGCGGTTTATAAAATCAAAACTCTTGCAGTTTTTGGACCCACACTTTGGACCCAAACCTCTCCTTGGAAAAATCCAAATGCTAAAATTGTGCGTTTGGGTTTGCCTTGCTCTCCTTGTATGCAAAAAACTTGTCCGCTTTTACATCATCAATGTATGAAAGACTTAAAACCCGAATTTGTGATTAAAGAAATTAAAAAACTCCTTGAAAAAGCTTAA
- a CDS encoding bacteriohemerythrin, whose protein sequence is MLPLWENSYSIFNARVDEQHKKLFDLCAKVEMISDKPVSKNEIKELLTEFFNYMKYHFSDEEKYMQLIGYPELESHRKIHKEIVRSMIDLIKDIKTTNDLKEKLYNIAKKWLSEHILYEDMKIAQWRRSALASDDGSEISFEEEDLNDDEKPITYLYVCDCAGKMHDVPYGIHQKITLKNAKFVCKVCKQPIKFYKEYT, encoded by the coding sequence ATGCTTCCGCTTTGGGAAAATAGTTATAGTATTTTTAATGCTAGAGTTGATGAACAGCATAAAAAGCTTTTTGACTTATGTGCTAAGGTTGAGATGATTTCTGATAAACCTGTAAGTAAGAATGAGATTAAAGAATTATTGACCGAATTTTTTAATTATATGAAATATCATTTCAGCGATGAAGAAAAATATATGCAGCTCATCGGGTATCCGGAATTAGAATCGCACCGCAAGATTCACAAAGAGATTGTTCGAAGTATGATTGATTTGATTAAAGACATTAAAACGACAAATGATTTAAAAGAGAAACTTTATAATATAGCTAAAAAATGGCTTTCAGAGCATATACTCTATGAGGATATGAAGATAGCACAATGGAGACGCTCTGCTCTTGCTTCAGATGATGGAAGTGAAATTAGTTTTGAAGAAGAGGATTTAAACGACGATGAAAAACCGATAACTTATCTTTATGTTTGCGATTGTGCAGGTAAAATGCACGATGTCCCTTATGGAATTCATCAAAAAATTACATTAAAAAATGCTAAATTTGTTTGTAAGGTATGCAAACAACCTATAAAATTTTATAAAGAATACACTTAA
- the dccR gene encoding two-component system response regulator DccR has protein sequence MVKILLLEDDVSLCEIIEEYLSDEGYEIDACDNAKEALELAYERHYELWILDVKVPRGDGFSLLKELRALGKNTPAIFITSLNTTDDLKQGFDSGCDDYIRKPFELAELGIRIKSLLKRGFSHKKEDFEELGEGFKFSLTSQNLYHFDKIIPLPKKETMLLNLFLQNKNHFLSVEKIFEELWEYGEEPSELSLRAYIKDLRKILGKEKITNQRNRGYCYVGS, from the coding sequence ATGGTAAAAATTTTACTCTTAGAAGATGATGTGAGTTTGTGCGAGATTATCGAAGAATATTTAAGTGATGAGGGCTATGAAATCGACGCTTGTGATAACGCAAAGGAGGCTTTAGAATTAGCTTATGAAAGGCATTATGAACTTTGGATTTTAGATGTTAAGGTGCCTAGAGGCGATGGCTTTTCTTTACTTAAAGAACTAAGAGCTTTGGGTAAAAATACCCCTGCGATTTTCATCACTTCTCTTAATACAACCGATGATTTAAAACAAGGCTTTGATTCGGGTTGTGATGATTATATACGCAAACCTTTTGAGTTGGCTGAACTTGGAATTCGTATTAAGTCCTTACTCAAACGAGGATTTTCACATAAAAAAGAGGATTTTGAAGAATTGGGCGAGGGATTTAAATTTTCTTTAACCTCTCAAAATCTTTATCATTTTGATAAAATTATCCCTTTGCCGAAAAAAGAAACCATGCTTTTAAATCTTTTTTTGCAAAATAAAAACCATTTCTTAAGTGTAGAAAAAATTTTTGAAGAGCTTTGGGAATACGGCGAAGAGCCTAGTGAGCTAAGTCTTAGAGCTTATATTAAAGATTTGCGTAAAATTTTAGGCAAAGAAAAAATCACAAACCAAAGAAACAGAGGCTATTGCTATGTTGGAAGCTAA
- a CDS encoding sensor histidine kinase, giving the protein MLEAKKVIRQILLIYLTTTGIFLIIFFSLWYDKLKDELIVSKTNPLREIHRNIITSILNSRFTPIEQSAKNIATSSNFLNFAIFNKDKVFFNNLTFHFNPSDFKKGAKKRRLKGILENKVFILAPMNFNDYFLNHINLDAENSNQNTDDELQIIIQGDDIMKDLFLIRIKVFGFALLAFILLGVIAYFLVRISLKPLEDKINTLNRFIKDSTHEINTPLSVILMSIEQLEKQNIFDSNTKFSRIKLAAKTLNQVYSDLVFSNFSHTLKGEKEELLLKDLILERLEYFKAFFEQKKIELKSDLNQKSTLFASKIEISKLFDNLLSNAIKYNKKGGKIIIELKENSLKISDNGCGIAKENLKNIFERYTRFNTDQGGFGIGLSLVKRICDENKITISCTSNENQGSTFTLEW; this is encoded by the coding sequence ATGTTGGAAGCTAAAAAGGTCATTCGTCAAATTTTACTCATTTACTTGACAACAACGGGTATTTTTTTGATTATTTTTTTTAGTCTATGGTATGATAAACTCAAAGATGAACTCATCGTTTCAAAAACAAATCCTTTAAGAGAAATTCATAGAAATATTATAACAAGCATTCTTAATTCCCGCTTCACTCCTATAGAGCAAAGTGCTAAAAATATCGCAACAAGCTCGAATTTTTTAAATTTTGCAATTTTTAATAAAGATAAGGTATTTTTTAACAATTTAACCTTTCATTTCAATCCATCTGATTTTAAAAAGGGAGCAAAAAAAAGAAGACTCAAAGGAATTCTTGAAAATAAAGTTTTTATCTTAGCCCCTATGAATTTTAATGATTATTTTTTAAATCACATCAATTTAGACGCAGAAAATTCTAATCAAAACACCGACGATGAACTTCAAATCATCATACAAGGCGATGATATTATGAAAGATTTGTTTTTGATAAGGATTAAAGTTTTTGGTTTTGCTTTATTAGCTTTTATTTTGCTTGGTGTGATAGCATATTTTTTAGTGCGTATATCCCTTAAACCTTTAGAAGATAAAATCAACACACTCAATCGCTTCATCAAAGACTCCACACATGAAATCAACACCCCATTGAGCGTAATTTTAATGAGTATAGAGCAACTTGAAAAACAAAATATTTTTGATTCTAACACTAAATTTTCTCGCATTAAACTTGCGGCAAAAACTCTCAATCAAGTTTATTCAGACTTAGTTTTTTCTAATTTTTCACACACACTTAAAGGGGAAAAAGAAGAATTATTATTAAAGGATTTAATCTTAGAAAGACTAGAATATTTCAAAGCTTTTTTTGAGCAAAAAAAGATAGAGCTTAAAAGCGATTTAAATCAAAAAAGCACTCTATTTGCAAGTAAAATTGAAATTTCAAAGCTTTTTGACAATCTCCTAAGCAACGCGATTAAATACAATAAAAAAGGCGGAAAAATCATCATAGAACTTAAAGAAAATTCCCTAAAAATTAGCGATAATGGTTGTGGTATTGCTAAAGAAAATTTAAAAAATATTTTTGAACGTTATACGAGATTTAATACCGATCAAGGTGGATTTGGCATAGGACTTTCTTTGGTAAAAAGAATTTGCGATGAAAATAAAATCACCATTTCTTGCACTTCAAATGAAAATCAAGGAAGCACTTTCACTTTAGAATGGTGA
- a CDS encoding DUF2972 domain-containing protein: MQKAHCAVLRIKDCLSYRLGQALIDYDKNGGGLCLLIKKLYHISKTHQRTQRLYKDFISLYPHLKYPALEQCSDYEEALRYKYHLSYLLGQALIKAHKSWYRGGYLKLYTSIKDARKIYKEFKQFIQDHQDFKLNNSSLILIFENKEFINDEEYKNYLTFLLQHLNPKQKQEFIKLLFSLPNSNSLLKEFKELFEEFKDYEALLVVLKHNISFHLQFINNNLTLIKEWLHSKEFKEKYLDTKHPYPSLLNPLKLDYESVDAELAWDMNVPLPDLYQFIFVLIHGAGTTSMTHFLRLCGVSLNRHWGNADFQYKQSYQMLLNNKNNYNAIIVSGSNFDGRRDKMIALCDKSCPVLCVVRDPISVFKHLFNHRTFSPSRDKYLLDKQPLRNFGLETPMQDLFDFEIYTRIKSLELSVQIQNHAKANFPESLCRINHFLNQASRIYYIPMENILPPKTYDTLLFLSKELGFNKPQRLVEFERRINSANYYSNAIFFPKIFKILNSHNNPIHLEITLEQNGKEKDFVECIKLFSQSIFLIDKIKARVYCLKEQFILLNEEKNLLDKVKSYLKEYFIKMEEFYREEETKLINEKDILEEFKKDKTPALIFKRQLDKEYAHLKQVHPDIVASWNYYNEFEKICEEFDKH, translated from the coding sequence ATGCAAAAGGCTCATTGTGCTGTTTTAAGAATCAAAGATTGTCTCTCTTATCGTTTAGGACAGGCTCTTATTGATTATGATAAAAATGGGGGGGGGCTTTGTCTTTTAATCAAAAAGCTCTATCATATCAGTAAAACTCATCAAAGAACTCAAAGACTCTACAAAGATTTCATCTCTCTTTATCCCCATCTTAAATATCCTGCTTTAGAACAATGCAGTGATTATGAAGAGGCTTTAAGATATAAATATCATCTGTCTTATCTCTTAGGACAAGCCTTGATTAAGGCTCATAAATCTTGGTATAGGGGTGGGTATTTAAAACTCTACACTTCAATCAAAGATGCTCGTAAGATTTATAAAGAATTCAAACAATTCATTCAAGACCATCAAGACTTTAAACTCAATAACTCTTCTCTTATTCTTATCTTTGAAAATAAAGAATTCATCAATGATGAGGAATATAAAAATTATCTCACATTCTTACTGCAACATCTAAACCCTAAACAAAAACAAGAATTCATTAAACTCTTATTCTCTTTACCAAATTCAAATTCTTTATTGAAAGAGTTTAAAGAATTATTTGAGGAATTTAAAGATTATGAAGCCTTACTTGTTGTTTTAAAACATAATATCTCCTTTCATCTTCAATTCATCAATAACAATTTAACTCTCATCAAAGAATGGCTTCATTCAAAAGAATTCAAAGAAAAATACCTTGATACAAAACATCCTTATCCCTCTTTGCTTAATCCTTTAAAGCTTGATTATGAGAGTGTGGATGCTGAATTAGCTTGGGATATGAATGTGCCTTTGCCTGATTTATATCAATTTATATTTGTCCTCATACACGGGGCTGGAACGACGAGTATGACTCATTTTTTAAGATTGTGCGGAGTGAGTTTAAACAGACATTGGGGAAATGCGGATTTTCAATATAAACAATCTTATCAAATGCTTTTGAATAATAAAAATAATTATAATGCTATCATTGTATCTGGCAGTAATTTTGATGGTAGGAGAGATAAGATGATAGCTCTTTGTGATAAAAGCTGTCCTGTTTTATGTGTGGTTAGGGATCCTATATCTGTTTTTAAACATTTGTTTAATCATAGAACATTCTCTCCTAGCCGTGATAAATACTTACTCGATAAACAACCTTTAAGAAATTTTGGGCTTGAAACTCCTATGCAAGATTTATTTGACTTTGAAATTTATACGCGAATTAAATCCTTAGAACTTTCAGTTCAAATTCAAAATCACGCTAAGGCAAATTTTCCAGAATCTTTATGTCGTATTAATCATTTTCTCAATCAAGCAAGTAGAATTTATTATATCCCTATGGAGAATATACTACCTCCCAAAACTTATGACACTCTATTATTTTTAAGCAAAGAACTTGGTTTTAACAAGCCTCAAAGACTTGTGGAATTTGAAAGAAGAATCAATTCTGCAAATTACTATAGCAATGCTATTTTTTTCCCAAAAATCTTTAAAATTTTAAATTCACATAATAATCCTATTCATTTAGAAATTACTTTAGAACAAAATGGAAAGGAAAAAGACTTTGTTGAGTGCATAAAACTTTTTTCTCAAAGTATTTTTTTAATTGATAAAATTAAAGCCAGAGTTTATTGTTTAAAAGAACAATTTATTTTATTGAATGAGGAAAAAAATTTATTAGATAAGGTAAAAAGCTATCTTAAAGAATACTTTATAAAAATGGAAGAATTTTATCGCGAGGAAGAAACAAAACTCATTAATGAAAAAGATATTTTAGAGGAATTTAAAAAAGATAAAACCCCCGCTTTAATTTTCAAAAGACAGCTTGATAAAGAATACGCTCATCTTAAACAAGTGCATCCGGATATTGTCGCTTCTTGGAACTATTATAATGAATTTGAAAAGATATGCGAGGAGTTTGATAAGCATTGA
- the groL gene encoding chaperonin GroEL (60 kDa chaperone family; promotes refolding of misfolded polypeptides especially under stressful conditions; forms two stacked rings of heptamers to form a barrel-shaped 14mer; ends can be capped by GroES; misfolded proteins enter the barrel where they are refolded when GroES binds): protein MAKEIIFSDEARNKLFEGVKKLNDAVKVTMGPRGRNVLIQKSFGAPSITKDGVSVAKEVELKDSLENMGASLVREVASKTADQAGDGTTTATVLAHAIFKEGLRNITAGANPIEVKRGMDKACEAIITELKKLSREVKDKKEIAQVATISANSDEKIGTLIADAMEKVGKDGVITVEEAKSINDELNVVEGMQFDRGYLSPYFITNADKMQVELSSPYILLYDKKITNLKDLLPILEQIQKTGKPLLIVAEDIEGEALATLVVNKLRGVLNISAVKAPGFGDRRKAMLEDIAILTGGEVISEELGRTLESATIQDLGQASSVIIDKDNTTIVNGLGKKAAIKARVGQIKTQIAETTSDYDKEKLQERLAKLSGGVALIKVGAATETEMKEKKDRVDDALSATKAAVEEGIVIGGGAAFIKAKAKIKLNVKGDEAIGAAIVERALRAPLRQIAENAGFDAGVVVNTIENSKEENLGFDAAKAEYVDMFKAGIIDPVKVERIALLNAVSVASMLLTTEATISEIKEEKSAMPDMSGMGGMGGMGGMM, encoded by the coding sequence ATGGCAAAAGAAATTATTTTTTCAGATGAAGCAAGAAATAAACTTTTTGAAGGCGTTAAAAAACTCAATGATGCTGTAAAAGTAACTATGGGACCAAGAGGACGCAATGTTTTAATACAAAAAAGTTTTGGTGCTCCAAGCATTACAAAAGACGGAGTGAGTGTGGCTAAAGAAGTAGAGCTTAAAGATTCTTTAGAAAACATGGGAGCTTCTTTAGTGAGAGAAGTTGCAAGTAAGACAGCTGACCAAGCAGGAGATGGCACAACAACAGCAACGGTTTTAGCCCATGCTATTTTTAAGGAAGGCTTAAGAAATATTACAGCGGGAGCAAATCCTATTGAGGTTAAACGCGGTATGGATAAAGCTTGCGAAGCGATTATAACAGAACTTAAAAAACTTTCCAGAGAAGTTAAAGACAAGAAAGAAATCGCTCAAGTTGCTACTATATCAGCAAATTCAGATGAAAAAATCGGAACTTTAATTGCTGATGCTATGGAAAAAGTAGGAAAAGATGGTGTTATAACCGTTGAAGAGGCAAAATCAATCAATGACGAACTCAATGTGGTCGAAGGTATGCAATTTGATAGAGGCTATTTAAGCCCTTATTTCATCACGAATGCCGATAAAATGCAAGTTGAGCTTTCAAGCCCTTATATTTTGCTCTATGATAAAAAAATCACAAATTTAAAGGATTTATTGCCTATTTTAGAGCAAATTCAAAAGACCGGCAAACCTCTTTTAATCGTTGCTGAAGATATAGAGGGTGAAGCTCTTGCAACCTTAGTTGTCAATAAACTTCGCGGAGTTTTAAATATATCAGCTGTTAAGGCTCCGGGCTTTGGAGATAGAAGAAAGGCTATGCTTGAAGATATAGCGATTTTAACAGGGGGAGAAGTTATCTCTGAAGAGCTTGGAAGAACTTTAGAAAGTGCTACTATACAAGATTTAGGACAGGCTTCAAGCGTTATAATCGATAAAGACAATACAACCATTGTTAATGGACTAGGAAAGAAAGCAGCAATTAAGGCAAGAGTTGGTCAAATCAAAACTCAAATTGCTGAAACAACTTCAGATTATGATAAAGAAAAATTACAAGAAAGACTTGCAAAACTTAGTGGCGGGGTTGCTTTGATTAAAGTGGGTGCAGCAACTGAAACCGAAATGAAAGAGAAAAAAGATCGCGTTGATGATGCTTTAAGTGCTACTAAAGCAGCAGTTGAAGAAGGTATCGTTATCGGTGGTGGGGCAGCATTTATCAAGGCTAAGGCTAAAATCAAACTCAATGTCAAAGGAGATGAAGCTATAGGTGCAGCTATTGTGGAAAGGGCTTTAAGAGCACCTTTGAGACAAATTGCTGAAAATGCAGGTTTTGATGCAGGTGTTGTTGTCAATACCATTGAAAATTCCAAAGAAGAAAATTTAGGGTTTGATGCAGCCAAAGCTGAATATGTTGATATGTTTAAAGCTGGAATCATTGACCCGGTAAAAGTTGAAAGAATTGCATTGTTGAATGCTGTTTCTGTTGCAAGTATGCTTTTAACAACAGAAGCGACAATCAGTGAAATTAAAGAAGAAAAGTCAGCTATGCCTGATATGAGCGGTATGGGCGGAATGGGTGGCATGGGCGGAATGATGTAA
- the groES gene encoding co-chaperone GroES yields MNFQPLGKRVLVKRTEETKTTASGIIIPDNAKEKPLVGEVVAVSKEVQDISKKDKIIFTKYGGTEIKLDDKEYLVLNLDDILGILK; encoded by the coding sequence ATGAATTTTCAACCTTTAGGTAAAAGAGTTTTAGTTAAACGCACTGAAGAAACTAAAACCACAGCTTCTGGGATTATTATACCAGATAACGCTAAAGAAAAACCTTTAGTGGGAGAAGTCGTTGCAGTGAGCAAAGAAGTGCAAGATATATCCAAAAAAGATAAAATCATATTTACAAAATATGGTGGAACAGAGATAAAACTAGATGATAAAGAATATTTAGTTTTAAATTTGGACGATATTTTAGGAATTTTAAAATAA
- a CDS encoding riboflavin synthase: MFNGLIREIAEVKFYNNHILSLKAHYRPNLGDSIAVNGACLSVIKINANGFDVELSKESRTHIATENLKHKVHIEPALKFGDRIDGHLMQGHIDMLGRLEKIQKDENGIDFFISLPQQGMKFMANKGSVGIDGVSLTINEVLKEGIRVTIIPLTFRETLFQSYKIGRRINVESDLLSRYIDARFEYKKGISWEEVERISYLY, translated from the coding sequence GTGTTTAATGGACTCATTCGAGAAATTGCTGAAGTTAAATTCTATAACAATCACATCTTAAGCCTAAAAGCACATTATCGCCCTAATTTGGGCGATAGCATAGCGGTCAATGGAGCTTGTTTGAGTGTGATAAAAATCAATGCTAATGGCTTTGATGTAGAGCTTTCAAAAGAAAGCAGAACTCATATTGCCACAGAAAATTTAAAGCATAAGGTGCATATAGAACCGGCCTTAAAATTTGGCGATAGAATCGATGGGCATTTAATGCAAGGACACATTGATATGTTAGGAAGACTTGAAAAAATTCAAAAAGATGAAAATGGGATTGATTTTTTTATCAGCTTACCTCAACAAGGTATGAAATTTATGGCAAATAAAGGCAGTGTAGGAATTGATGGCGTGAGTTTAACCATCAACGAAGTGTTAAAAGAAGGCATTCGTGTTACAATCATACCTTTAACTTTTAGAGAAACCTTATTTCAAAGCTATAAAATAGGACGCAGGATTAATGTGGAAAGTGATTTGCTTTCAAGATATATTGACGCTCGATTTGAGTATAAAAAAGGAATTTCATGGGAAGAAGTGGAGAGAATTTCTTATCTGTATTAG
- a CDS encoding polyphenol oxidase family protein, translated as MGRSGENFLSVLDNDKISVFCAYDKDYNVYRAKIHRENLFKDYCKDIKECVFMNQIHSNQVENYDENLGHFSCDGLISVRKNTALCVLSADCLPLLLWNESGVIAALHSGRKGSFGNILKNCVDKIHSLYPNSYHYDFHLFISVGICAKNYEIDGEVLEFALKNFKDFVRDKKLDLKALVKAQARELGIKNIIDIGICSFENKNFFSYRREKSTQRFASVIVLKA; from the coding sequence ATGGGAAGAAGTGGAGAGAATTTCTTATCTGTATTAGACAATGATAAAATCAGCGTTTTTTGTGCTTACGACAAAGATTATAATGTCTATCGTGCTAAGATTCATCGAGAAAATTTATTTAAAGATTATTGCAAAGACATAAAAGAATGTGTCTTTATGAATCAAATTCATTCCAATCAAGTTGAAAATTATGATGAAAATTTAGGTCATTTTTCTTGCGATGGACTCATCAGTGTGCGTAAAAATACAGCCCTTTGCGTTTTAAGTGCGGATTGTTTGCCTTTGCTTTTATGGAATGAAAGCGGAGTCATAGCAGCCTTACATTCTGGCAGAAAGGGAAGTTTTGGCAATATTTTAAAAAACTGCGTCGATAAAATTCACTCCTTATATCCCAATTCTTATCATTATGATTTTCATCTTTTTATATCTGTTGGAATTTGTGCTAAGAATTACGAAATTGACGGAGAAGTTTTGGAATTTGCTTTAAAAAATTTTAAAGATTTTGTAAGGGATAAAAAACTTGATTTAAAAGCTTTGGTTAAGGCTCAAGCAAGGGAACTTGGTATTAAAAATATTATAGATATAGGAATTTGTAGTTTTGAAAATAAAAATTTTTTTTCTTATCGAAGAGAAAAAAGCACCCAACGTTTTGCAAGTGTGATTGTTTTAAAGGCTTAA
- a CDS encoding DUF2972 domain-containing protein, with protein sequence MKESKGFYILKNQGLKVFLAYKFKKIKYQVKRIQNHIYALDFNKSLPQNYKFVVFLTHLSGHAAFQTFFKLCGLNSICLINSNGKFLYSEVKKDFQKNASRDLKNNYCIIYNYGNKHFNIKYFSYVSKLINNTQLLILTRDPISRMKTAVNHGSLRLNQMGFKEGFLSSKEISLKDKPYEILDRICYAGGGIKPDISKENFKNVSFRYFTLLKPFLKPELNHKIVYIDMQELIPQKAFETMKNLAKELDFTPPKEEDKEKFSQIFWNKFQFLLPTILKITKNDFAVLKKDLRIKLCERYFKDLDCVDLKEELIEKDTAFYEEIAILVNAEDLKIIKAHQEIQEKLKIYLKEFFKALEYWVNFKLQNQIKEEQILIYLKENKILRKKLKQILDEELAHIKIHRPDIVASWKYYNEFEKICEELDKIQ encoded by the coding sequence ATGAAAGAATCAAAAGGTTTTTATATCCTTAAAAATCAAGGATTGAAAGTATTTTTAGCATACAAATTTAAGAAAATAAAATATCAAGTAAAAAGAATTCAAAATCACATTTATGCTTTAGATTTTAATAAAAGCCTACCACAAAATTATAAATTTGTAGTTTTTCTTACTCATTTAAGCGGACATGCCGCCTTTCAAACCTTTTTCAAACTTTGTGGCTTAAATTCCATTTGCTTAATCAATTCAAATGGTAAATTTCTTTACTCTGAGGTTAAAAAGGATTTTCAAAAAAATGCATCTAGGGATTTAAAGAATAATTATTGTATTATATATAATTATGGCAATAAACATTTTAATATTAAATATTTTTCTTATGTCAGCAAACTCATTAATAATACTCAATTATTAATTCTAACTCGAGACCCTATCTCTAGAATGAAAACTGCGGTCAATCACGGAAGTCTTCGTTTAAATCAAATGGGATTTAAAGAAGGTTTCCTTTCATCTAAAGAAATATCCCTAAAAGACAAGCCTTATGAAATTTTAGATAGAATTTGCTATGCGGGGGGGGGGATTAAACCTGATATAAGTAAAGAAAATTTTAAAAATGTCAGTTTTAGATACTTCACTCTACTCAAACCTTTCTTAAAGCCAGAGCTTAATCATAAAATTGTTTATATTGACATGCAAGAATTAATACCTCAAAAAGCCTTTGAAACGATGAAAAATTTAGCCAAAGAGCTAGATTTTACGCCACCAAAAGAAGAAGATAAAGAAAAATTCTCTCAAATTTTTTGGAATAAATTTCAATTTCTCTTGCCCACGATTTTAAAAATTACAAAAAATGATTTCGCTGTGCTTAAAAAAGATTTAAGAATTAAACTTTGTGAAAGATATTTTAAGGATTTAGATTGTGTAGATTTAAAAGAGGAGTTGATAGAGAAGGATACAGCTTTTTACGAGGAGATTGCTATTTTAGTTAATGCCGAAGATTTAAAAATCATCAAAGCCCATCAAGAAATCCAAGAAAAACTTAAGATTTATCTTAAAGAATTCTTTAAAGCTTTAGAATATTGGGTGAATTTTAAACTTCAAAATCAAATCAAAGAAGAGCAAATTCTCATCTATCTTAAAGAAAATAAAATTTTAAGAAAAAAACTCAAACAAATTTTAGATGAGGAACTCGCACATATAAAAATTCATCGTCCGGATATCGTTGCTTCTTGGAAGTATTATAATGAGTTTGAAAAAATATGCGAGGAATTGGATAAAATTCAATAA